The following nucleotide sequence is from Microbacterium arborescens.
CTCGGCGAGGAGGTCGAGGCGATCCCGCTGTACCGCGGGGCGCTCGATGCCGGTCTGACCGGAGAGCGGCGTTCCGCGTGCATCATCCAGTTGGCGAGCTCGCTGCGCAACGTCGGTGACGCCTCGGGTGCTCTGGCGCTGCTGCACCGGTTCCCCGGCACCGACCCGCTCGCCGACGCAGCCCGGGCTTTCGAGGCGCTCGCGCTGTTCAGCGATCAGAAGCCCGCACCCGCACTCCGGACGGCGCTGCGGGCACTCGCGCCGCACCTGCCCGCCTACCGAGGTTCGGTGACGGCGTACGCAGCCGAGCTCTCCGCGCCGCACCGCATCCGCGTCATCTCGGTCGCCGTCATCGTCGCCGACGGCTTCGTCCTGGCTGAGGAATACCCCGGCGGTCCGGGTTCGGGGCCGTTCCTCCGCGCCCCCGGCGGAGGCGTCGAGTACGGCGAGACCGCAGCGGCCGCCATGCGTCGCGAGCTGCGCGAGGAGCTCGCCGCCGAGGTCGACGATCTGAGACTGCTCACCGTGAGCGAGAACATCTTCGACGACGGCCGCAAGAGCGGTCACGAGATCGCTCACGTCTTCGCGGTCCGCAGCGCCGCGCTCGAGGCCCTGCCACGGGGGCAACGGCTGCCCGTGCTCGACGGCGACACCTCCGTCGGCTGGCATCGCATCGACGATCTCCGTCGCGGCGCCACGCCGTTCTACCCCGCCGGCATCCTCGACCTCGTCGCCGCCGTCGACGCGGGCGCCGTCTGATAGACTCGACCGGCTCGAAGCCCAGTTTTCGGGCATCCCTCTCCTCTGATCAAGACCTCTCGGCGTGCCCCGGCGTGCAGTCCGAGACGGGCGAGGAGGCGGAGATACGTCCGTGAGTCGTGAACGTCGCGACCACGTCATCGGAAGGAGAGCTTCGTGACCACGAAGTCTCAGGACCGCCGCAAGGTCCGCCTGTCTCGCGCCCTCGGCGTCGCGCTGACCCCGAAGGCCGCCCGCTACCTCGAGAAGCGTCCCTACGCTCCGGGTGAGCACGGCCGCACCAAGCGCAAGGCCGACAGCGACTACGCCGTGCGTCTGCGTGAGAAGCAGCGTCTGCGCGAGCAGTACGGCATCCGCGAGAAGCAGATGCGCAACACCTTCAACGAGGCCCGTCGCAAGGATGGCCTGACCGGTGAGAACCTGGTCGAGCTGCTCGAGATGCGTCTGGACGCGCTCGTCGTCCGCGCCGGCTTCGCCCGCACGACCGCCCAGGCCCGCCAGCTGGTCGTGCACCGCCACATCCTCGTCGACGGCCAGCTCGTGGACCGCCCGTCGTTCCGCGTCAAGCCGGGCCAGCTCATCCACGTCAAGGAGAAGAGCGAGTCGCTCGAGCCGTTCCAGGTCGCAGCCGCCGGCGGTCACGCCGACGTCCTGCCCCCGGTCCCGGGCTACCTCGAGGTCGAGCTCGACAAGCTGCAGGCGCGCCTCGTGCGTCGCCCCAAGCGCGCCGAGGTGCCTGTCACCTGTGACGTGCAGCTCGTCGTCGAGTACTACGCCGCGCGCTGAGTCGCACGGCTCGCTGACTTCCAGCATCGCCATGAAGGGCGTCGGGTTCTCCCGGCGCCCTTCATGCTTTGCACCTAACATGGTTCCCATGAAGAACGCGCTGTGGTTCGTTTTGGGCGTCGCCGGCGGTTTCGTCGCTGCGCACGTGGTCAACAAGGATCCGCGCGGTCACGAGATGCTCGCCGAGGTCGATGCGCGGATCTCCGAGTTCGCCGATCGCATCGGCGACGCTTACCGCGAGCAGGAGGCCCGCATCGAGGGCCTCGCGGCGGACGTCAAGGGCGCAGCCTCCGACGCTCTCGACTCGGCTGCCGACGCCGCCTCCGACGTCGCGGACGCGGCCCGTGACGCCGTCGCGAAGGCCAAGAACGCCGCCGACTCCTCACACTGACACCCGACCCGATCGCGGCGTCGCGCCCTGGGCGCGACGCCGATGCCTGCCTGCCGAAGGAACCCGATGAAGACCGCCGAGATCGCCCAGCGTTACCTGGACTACTTCGAGAAGAAGGGGCACACGATCGTGCCCTCCGCATCGCTCGTCACCGAAGACCCCGCGCTGCTGTTCACCGTGGCCGGCATGGTCCCCTTCATCCCGTACCTGTCGGGCGATGTGCCCGCGCCGTACTCGCGCGCGGCCGATGTGCAGAAGTGCATCCGCACCAACGACATCGAGGAGGTCGGCAAGACCCCTCGCCACGGCACCTTCTTCCAGATGCTGGGCAACTGGTCGTTCGGCGACTACTTCAAGGAGGGCGCCATCTCGTTCGCCTGGGAGCTGCTGACGAGCCCCGAGGCGGAGGGCGGCCTCGGGTTCGATCCGAAGGACCTGTGGGTGACCGTCTACGAGGAGGACGACGAGGCTCGCGAGCTGTGGCTGAAGCACTCCACGTTGCCCGAAGAGCGCATCCAGCGCCTCGGTAAGGACACCAACTACTGGAGCACCGGCCTGCCGGGTCCCGCCGGCCCGTGTTCCGAGATCTTCTTCGACCGTGGTCCCGCGTACGGGATCGACGGCGGCCCGGCCACCGACGACGACCGCTACGTCGAGATCTGGAACCTCGTCTTCATGCAGTTCGAGATCGCCGATGTCCGCTCGAAGTACGACTTCACGATCGTCGGCGAGCTGCCGAACAAGAACATCGACACCGGCATGGGGCTCGAGCGGGTCGCCTTCATCAAGCAGGGCGTCGACAACATGTACGAGACCGACCAGGTCCGTCCGGTGCTCGATAAGGCCGTCGAGCTCTCGGGCAAGACCTACGGCGCCAACCACGACGACGACGTGCTCTTCCGTGTCATCGCCGATCACGTGCGCTCCTCGCTCATGCTGCTCTCCGACGGGGTCACCCCGTCGAACGACGGGCGAGGGTACATCCTGCGCCGTCTGATGCGCCGTGCCATCCGCTCGATGCGTCTGCTCGGCGTCGAAGGTCCGAGCTTCGCGGAGCTGTTCGCCGCGTCGCGCGACGCGATGCGGGAGGCGTACCCGATCGTCGAGACCGACTATGCGCGACTGTCGCAGTACGCCCTCGCCGAGGAGGCGACGTTCCTGCGCACGCTCGCCGCGGGCTCGGAGCTGCTCGACGAGTCGGTCGAGCAGGCAAAGAAGGCCGGCGAAGGCAAGCTGAGCGGCGCGCAGGCGTTCCTCCTGCACGATACCTACGGATTCCCCATCGATCTGACTCTCGAGATCGTCGAGGAGGCGGGACTCAGCGTCGACCGCGGCGCTTTCGACTCGCTGATGCAGGAACAGCGAGAGCGCGCCAAGGCGGACGCGCGTTCCCGCAAGGGACAGCTCGCCGACACGAGCGTGTACCGCGATTTCCGCGCGCAGGGCGAGACGGTCTTCACCGGCTACACCGAGCTGGAGACGGGCTCGCGCGTGCTCGGCATCCTGGTCGGCGGCGTCTCGGTCGACCGCGCCGCGCAGGGGCAGATCGCCGAGGTGATCCTCGCCGAGACGGCCCTGTACGCCGAGTCTGGCGGCCAGGTCGCCGACAAGGGCGTCATCGTGGGCCCGGGCTACGAGCTCGAAGTCCTCGACGTGCAGAAGCCGGTCCCCGGGCTCGTCAGCCACACCGTCGAGGTCACGACTGGCGAGGTGGCGGTAGGCGAATCCGCGACGACGGTGGTGGATGCCGCGAACCGGCGGGCGGCGCAGCAGGCTCACTCCGCCACGCACCTCGTGCACGCTGCCCTGCGCGACACGCTCGGCAAGAGCGCGACGCAGGCCGGCTCGCTGAACCGTGCCGGCTACCTGCGGTTCGACTTCTCGTGGGGTCAGGCGCTCTCGCCCGAGACCCGCACCGAGATCGAGGAGATCGCCAACAACGCTGTCCGTGACAACCTCGAGGTCACAACGCGGATCATGTCGCTCGACGAGGCGAAGGCCGCCGGAGCCATGGCGCTCTTCGGCGAGAAGTACGGCGAAACCGTCCGCATGGTCGACATCGGGGGTCCCTGGTCGCGCGAGCTCTGCGCCGGCACCCACGTGTCGTCCAGCGCTGAGGTCGGCCTCATCAACCTCATCGGCGAGTCGTCGGTCGGCGCCTCGAACCGCCGCGTCGAGGCGCTGGTCGGGCAGGATGCCTTCCGCGAGCTGGCAGCCGAGCGCGCGATCGTCTCGCAGCTCACGACGTCGTTGAAGACGCCGCGCGATCAGCTCGCGGCCCGTGTCGCTGAGCTCGCCGCGAGCCTCAAGGCCGCGGAGAAGCGGATCGCCCAGTTCGAGGCACGCGCCCTCGCCGACCGGCTGCCGCAGCTCGTGGCGACGGCCTCGCCCGCGGGACCGTTCCAGATCGTCGCCGAGTCGCTGGGATCCGCGGGATCCGCCGACGATGCGCGCACCCTGGCGTTGCAGGTGCGCGACCGGCTCGGAGCCGACACCGCGGCGATCGTCGCACTGGGTGCCGTCGTCGGCGAGCGACCCGTCGTCGTGGTCGCCGCCAATGAGGCCGCGCGCGCCGCCGGCGCCAAGGCCGGCGTCCTGGCGAAGGCTGCGGCATCCGCTCTCGGTGGCGGCGGCGGTGGACGCGACGATGTGGCGCAGGGCGGCGGGACGGACGCTGCAGCGCTCCCGGCGGCGCTCCGCGCCGTCCGCGACGCGGCGAGTGGCTTGTGAGCGGATTCCGGCCCGGCGTCCGTATCGGCGTCGATGTCGGCACCGCTCGTATCGGCGTCGCGCGGTGCGACCGGGACGGTCTGCTGGCGGTGCCGGTCGAGACGGTGCCGCGTGGCGAGGGCGATCTCGCCCGTATCGCCGCCCTTGCGGCTGAGTACGAGGCGGTCGAGCTCGTTGTCGGGCTGCCGGTCGCGCTCAGCGGACGGGAGACGGCGTCGACGGCCGATGCGCGCGGCTTCGCCGAGGCCCTAGCCGCTGCCGGCCACTCCGTGCGCCTGGTCGACGAGCGGCTGAGCACCGTCAGCGCGCACAGCGCATTGCGCGGTTCGGGCCGATCCCAGCGATCATCTCGTAGCATTGTTGACCAGGTCGCCGCCGTAGTGCTCCTCCAGCAGGCACTCGACGTCGAGAAGAGCACCGGTAACCCGCCCGGCGCTTCCGTCGCACCCTCGCAGGAGCACCCCTGACATGACTGACCGCCCGCCGCACGACACCGGCGTCCCGACGAGCCGACGGGCAGCGCGCGCGGCCGCCCAGAGCACGGCATCCGCGCCGGGTGGTGCAGCGCCTTCCCGTGACGCCTCGCGTCTCGAGTACGCGCCGGCCTCCGCCGCTGAGCACCGTGCATCGGCGCACGCTCCGGCGTCCCGCGATCAGGCTCAGGGCGAGCAGCCGACGCACCAGCAGGCGCCGCGGGCCGCTGCGCCTGCTGTCGGTACACTCGACGCCCTGTTCACGGGTGAGGTCAGCACGCACGAGGTCGGCGCGGTGCCCAGCCGGCACGACCGCGATCGGAAGAAGAGCCGCATCGCCAAGTGGGTCGTGCTCGTCGTGATCCTGGCGATCGTCGGGGGCATCGGTGTGGGCGCAGCATGGGTCTGGAACACCTACGAGCCGCAGATCCGGTCGGTGATGGGCTGGGAGGAGCCGAAAGACTTCGAGCCCGGCGAGGCGACGGGCGAGGTGCTCGTGACCGTCGTCGGCGGCGACACCGGCTCGACGATCTCGCAGACGCTCTTCGACCAGGGCGTCACCAAGACTCCGACGGCGTTCTACGATCACCTGATCGCGACGGCTCAGAACCCCACCTTCCAACCCGGCGTCTATGCGCTGCAGCAGCGGATGACCTCTGAGGCCGCCCTCGCCCTCATCCTCGATCCGACGAGCAAGCGCCAGAACGCAGCGCAGCTGCGCGAGGGGCTGACGATGGATCAGACCGTCGAGGTGCTCGCGCAGGGAACGGGGATGCCGGTCGAGGACTTCACCGCCGCCGTCGCCGATCCTGCCGCCTACGGTGTCGCCGCCGACACGCTCGAGGGCTGGCTGTTCCCGGCGACCTATCAGTTCGACCCCGGCCTGTCCGCCGCCGACATCGTGCGCACGATGGTCGACCGTACGGTCGAGTCCCTCAACGCCGCGGGGGTACCGGAGGATCGTCGTGAGGAGATCCTCACGACGGCATCCATCATCCAGCGCGAGGCACGGCTGTCGGACGACTTCTACAAGGTGTCGCGCGTCATCGCGAACCGCCTGACCGACGGCATGCGTCTGCAGATGGACTCCACGGCGCAGTACGGGTACGACGAGATGCACGACGGCACGGCGAGCTCGTCCGCAGCGGCTCTGGAAGATGACAACGCCTGGAACACCTACGTCCGGGAGGGCCTGCCGGCCGGACCGATCGCGAATCCCGGCGACAAGGCGATCGATGCGGCCATGCATCCCGCCGAGGGCCCGTGGCTTTACTTCGTCACGTGGAACATGGACACCGGCGAGACGATCTTCTCGGCGACGTACGAAGAGCACCAGGCGGGCATCGACCAGTGGCACGCGTGGTGCGACGCGAATGACAACCGGGGCTGCTGACCTTTCGGCGCGCCCGCGTCGTCGTTTCGAGGTGTGGGGCTCGCCGATCGAGCACAGTCTGTCGCCGCTGCTCCACGCCGCGGCCTACGACCGGCTCGGCTTGCCGTGGACGTACGGGCGACGTCGGGTCGACGAGTCGTCGTTCGCACGCGAGCTGGCCGCGCTCGACTCCGAGGTGCACGGACTCTCGCTGACGATGCCGCTGAAGACCCTCGCGCACAACGCGGGTCGCCGACGGGATGCCGCGGCGAGTGCGACCGGTGCGGCGAATACGCTTGTGCGCTCCGGCGACGGGTGGGCGGCCTTCAACACGGATGTCGGCGGCCTGGCGGCCGCGCTCACCGAGATCGGTCTCGCGGGCGCGGCACGGGCGCGCATCGTCGGCGCGGGGGCGACGGCGACCTCGGCGCTCCTCGCCCTCGAGCGCATCGGCGTCGATCGCGTCGACATCGCCGCGCGCAGACCCGCCGCGGCGGCCCCTCTGCTGGCGCTCGCGGCGAGCCGTGGCATCGACGCGACGGTGTCGCCGCTGGACGCTCCCGCGGGCGACGTCGAGCTGACCGTGTCGACGCTGCCTGGAGACGCACCGGTCACGGATGCCGTCTCGGCGCGTCTCGCGGCCGTCGGCGGCACGCTGTACGACGTCGTCTACGGCAACTGGCCGACTGCGCTCGGACACGCGTGGCTGGCGGCCGGCCGGCCCGCTCACGCCGGGGCGACCATGCTGCTCCACCAGGCGGTGCTGCAGATCCGCATCTTCGCGACGGGATCGCCTGACGAACCGCTGCCCGGCGAGGAGGGCGTCGTCGCCGTCATGCGCCGGGCGCTCGTGGGAGGATAGACGAATGCTCCGCGTGCTCACGGCCGGCGAATCGCACGGCCCCGAACTCGTCGCCCTCATGGAGGGTCTTCCCGCCGGCGTGCCCGTATCGCGTGCCGCCATCCAAGCCGACCTCGCTCGGCGCAAGCTCGGCTACGGCCGCGGTTCGCGCATGAAGTTCGAGGAGGACGAGCTCACGATCTCGACGGGCGTGCGTCACGGCTTCAGCCTCGGCAGCCCGATCGCGCTGCGCATCGGGAACACCGAGTGGCCCAAGTGGGTCGAGGTGATGAGCCCCGAGCCCGTCGAGCTCACCGAGCGCTCGCGCGGACGCGGCGCCGCCCTGACGCGCCCCCGTCCGGGCCACGCCGACCTCGTCGGCATGCAGAAGTACGGCTTCGACGAGGCCCGCCCGATCCTCGAGCGTGCGAGCGCTCGCGAGACCGCCGCGCGGGTGGCTCTCGGTGCCGTCGCCCGCTCGTTCCTCGGCGAGCTCGGGATCCGCCTCGTCAGCCACACCCTCTCCATCGGCCCGGTCCGGGTGCCCGACGGCGCGCCCCTGCCGAGCCCCGACGACGTCGACGCCCTCGACGCCGATCCGCTGCGGTGCTTCCACGCCGACACGTCTGCGGCGATGGTTGCCGAGGTCGACGCTGCCAAGAAGGACGGCGACACGCTCGGCGGCATCGTCGAGGTCCTCGCATACGGGCTCCCGCCCGGGCTCGGTTCGCAC
It contains:
- the alaS gene encoding alanine--tRNA ligase, with product MKTAEIAQRYLDYFEKKGHTIVPSASLVTEDPALLFTVAGMVPFIPYLSGDVPAPYSRAADVQKCIRTNDIEEVGKTPRHGTFFQMLGNWSFGDYFKEGAISFAWELLTSPEAEGGLGFDPKDLWVTVYEEDDEARELWLKHSTLPEERIQRLGKDTNYWSTGLPGPAGPCSEIFFDRGPAYGIDGGPATDDDRYVEIWNLVFMQFEIADVRSKYDFTIVGELPNKNIDTGMGLERVAFIKQGVDNMYETDQVRPVLDKAVELSGKTYGANHDDDVLFRVIADHVRSSLMLLSDGVTPSNDGRGYILRRLMRRAIRSMRLLGVEGPSFAELFAASRDAMREAYPIVETDYARLSQYALAEEATFLRTLAAGSELLDESVEQAKKAGEGKLSGAQAFLLHDTYGFPIDLTLEIVEEAGLSVDRGAFDSLMQEQRERAKADARSRKGQLADTSVYRDFRAQGETVFTGYTELETGSRVLGILVGGVSVDRAAQGQIAEVILAETALYAESGGQVADKGVIVGPGYELEVLDVQKPVPGLVSHTVEVTTGEVAVGESATTVVDAANRRAAQQAHSATHLVHAALRDTLGKSATQAGSLNRAGYLRFDFSWGQALSPETRTEIEEIANNAVRDNLEVTTRIMSLDEAKAAGAMALFGEKYGETVRMVDIGGPWSRELCAGTHVSSSAEVGLINLIGESSVGASNRRVEALVGQDAFRELAAERAIVSQLTTSLKTPRDQLAARVAELAASLKAAEKRIAQFEARALADRLPQLVATASPAGPFQIVAESLGSAGSADDARTLALQVRDRLGADTAAIVALGAVVGERPVVVVAANEAARAAGAKAGVLAKAAASALGGGGGGRDDVAQGGGTDAAALPAALRAVRDAASGL
- the rpsD gene encoding 30S ribosomal protein S4 codes for the protein MTTKSQDRRKVRLSRALGVALTPKAARYLEKRPYAPGEHGRTKRKADSDYAVRLREKQRLREQYGIREKQMRNTFNEARRKDGLTGENLVELLEMRLDALVVRAGFARTTAQARQLVVHRHILVDGQLVDRPSFRVKPGQLIHVKEKSESLEPFQVAAAGGHADVLPPVPGYLEVELDKLQARLVRRPKRAEVPVTCDVQLVVEYYAAR
- the ruvX gene encoding Holliday junction resolvase RuvX, which codes for MSGFRPGVRIGVDVGTARIGVARCDRDGLLAVPVETVPRGEGDLARIAALAAEYEAVELVVGLPVALSGRETASTADARGFAEALAAAGHSVRLVDERLSTVSAHSALRGSGRSQRSSRSIVDQVAAVVLLQQALDVEKSTGNPPGASVAPSQEHP
- a CDS encoding ATPase, producing MKNALWFVLGVAGGFVAAHVVNKDPRGHEMLAEVDARISEFADRIGDAYREQEARIEGLAADVKGAASDALDSAADAASDVADAARDAVAKAKNAADSSH
- the aroC gene encoding chorismate synthase; amino-acid sequence: MLRVLTAGESHGPELVALMEGLPAGVPVSRAAIQADLARRKLGYGRGSRMKFEEDELTISTGVRHGFSLGSPIALRIGNTEWPKWVEVMSPEPVELTERSRGRGAALTRPRPGHADLVGMQKYGFDEARPILERASARETAARVALGAVARSFLGELGIRLVSHTLSIGPVRVPDGAPLPSPDDVDALDADPLRCFHADTSAAMVAEVDAAKKDGDTLGGIVEVLAYGLPPGLGSHVQWDRRLDAKLAQALMGIQAIKGVEVGDGFETTRRRGSAAHDELFATDAGIARSSDKAGGTEGGMSTGTVLRVRAGMKPIATVPKALRTVDVASGDSATAHHQRSDVCAVPAAGVVAEAMVAIVLAESVLEKFGGDNVAETRRNLEGYLAAIPETLRSAAFSDDAIG
- a CDS encoding shikimate dehydrogenase family protein — its product is MTTGAADLSARPRRRFEVWGSPIEHSLSPLLHAAAYDRLGLPWTYGRRRVDESSFARELAALDSEVHGLSLTMPLKTLAHNAGRRRDAAASATGAANTLVRSGDGWAAFNTDVGGLAAALTEIGLAGAARARIVGAGATATSALLALERIGVDRVDIAARRPAAAAPLLALAASRGIDATVSPLDAPAGDVELTVSTLPGDAPVTDAVSARLAAVGGTLYDVVYGNWPTALGHAWLAAGRPAHAGATMLLHQAVLQIRIFATGSPDEPLPGEEGVVAVMRRALVGG
- the mltG gene encoding endolytic transglycosylase MltG; translation: MTDRPPHDTGVPTSRRAARAAAQSTASAPGGAAPSRDASRLEYAPASAAEHRASAHAPASRDQAQGEQPTHQQAPRAAAPAVGTLDALFTGEVSTHEVGAVPSRHDRDRKKSRIAKWVVLVVILAIVGGIGVGAAWVWNTYEPQIRSVMGWEEPKDFEPGEATGEVLVTVVGGDTGSTISQTLFDQGVTKTPTAFYDHLIATAQNPTFQPGVYALQQRMTSEAALALILDPTSKRQNAAQLREGLTMDQTVEVLAQGTGMPVEDFTAAVADPAAYGVAADTLEGWLFPATYQFDPGLSAADIVRTMVDRTVESLNAAGVPEDRREEILTTASIIQREARLSDDFYKVSRVIANRLTDGMRLQMDSTAQYGYDEMHDGTASSSAAALEDDNAWNTYVREGLPAGPIANPGDKAIDAAMHPAEGPWLYFVTWNMDTGETIFSATYEEHQAGIDQWHAWCDANDNRGC